Proteins from a single region of Bdellovibrio bacteriovorus HD100:
- a CDS encoding single-stranded DNA-binding protein → MSGVNKVILVGRLGADPEVKAIGSGSTVARLNLATSESWVKDGQRQERTEWHRITVWGKLAEICGKHLSKGRQVYVEGKLQTRQWEDQQGQKRYTTEIVASTVQFLGAAGGEKSSGNSMGNDDFNFQDFGPEPSFNSNDEIPF, encoded by the coding sequence ATGTCCGGAGTAAATAAAGTTATCCTTGTAGGCCGTTTGGGCGCTGATCCTGAAGTTAAAGCGATCGGCAGTGGCAGCACTGTGGCGCGTTTGAACCTGGCTACAAGTGAGTCATGGGTAAAAGACGGTCAACGCCAAGAGCGCACTGAATGGCACCGTATCACTGTATGGGGCAAATTGGCTGAGATCTGCGGCAAACACCTTTCCAAAGGCCGTCAGGTTTACGTAGAAGGCAAATTGCAAACTCGTCAGTGGGAAGACCAACAAGGTCAAAAACGCTACACGACTGAAATCGTGGCTTCCACAGTTCAGTTCCTGGGTGCAGCTGGTGGCGAAAAGTCCTCTGGCAACTCTATGGGTAACGACGATTTCAACTTCCAAGATTTCGGTCCGGAGCCTAGCTTCAACTCTAACGATGAAATTCCATTCTAA
- the gspN gene encoding type II secretion system protein GspN, translated as MEQFRQLLKLIRESKGKIFVMVVSALVFAFMLFPFDDLSDLISSQVSRLSNNSVYVQFEKLKMSLFPQPGVKMDQVYIESIRTPAISATELVITPSVRGLIQQKPYGHVSAKGLLKGDVDVHVGKGSKTENGAERHKIEVSAKKISLHDLREMANLPILLKGQLNLESTALADLTFQEQPDIEMNLSINQFELPPSNVNTPMGPLTLPDLKLSTVELKGRLAAGQFVIETGTIGKPGDELYGTIKGKIGLTIVNRGNSFGHQIGAYNIEVDLKTKRSFQERAALFLTFIDGYKTPTSEGSQYKFKVSASNPMMPPSIGAVR; from the coding sequence ATGGAGCAGTTTCGTCAGTTGCTGAAATTGATCCGCGAAAGCAAAGGCAAAATCTTTGTCATGGTGGTTTCCGCCCTGGTGTTTGCTTTTATGCTGTTCCCGTTTGATGACCTGAGTGATTTGATTTCTTCCCAGGTATCCCGTCTGTCCAATAATTCAGTCTATGTGCAGTTTGAAAAACTGAAAATGAGCCTGTTCCCGCAACCGGGCGTGAAGATGGATCAAGTCTATATTGAATCCATCAGAACTCCGGCGATTTCGGCGACCGAGCTGGTGATCACCCCGTCTGTTCGTGGTCTGATTCAGCAAAAACCTTACGGCCATGTGTCTGCAAAGGGTTTGTTGAAAGGTGACGTCGATGTTCATGTTGGCAAAGGCAGCAAAACCGAAAACGGCGCCGAACGCCACAAGATCGAAGTCAGCGCAAAAAAGATTTCCCTGCATGACCTGCGCGAAATGGCGAACTTACCGATTCTACTGAAAGGTCAGCTGAATCTGGAATCCACGGCACTGGCTGATCTGACATTCCAAGAGCAACCTGATATCGAGATGAATCTTTCCATCAATCAGTTTGAACTTCCGCCTTCCAACGTGAACACCCCGATGGGGCCGTTGACGTTGCCGGATCTGAAACTGAGCACGGTGGAACTGAAGGGCCGCCTAGCCGCCGGACAGTTCGTGATTGAAACCGGCACCATTGGTAAACCGGGTGATGAGCTTTACGGCACTATCAAGGGCAAGATCGGCCTGACGATTGTGAATCGTGGAAACTCTTTCGGTCATCAGATCGGCGCCTATAACATCGAAGTGGATTTAAAAACAAAACGCAGCTTCCAAGAGCGTGCGGCTTTGTTTTTGACGTTCATCGATGGTTACAAAACTCCGACTTCGGAAGGTTCTCAGTACAAATTCAAGGTTTCCGCCAGCAACCCTATGATGCCGCCAAGCATCGGCGCTGTGCGTTAG
- a CDS encoding outer membrane beta-barrel protein, translating into MNFKNQLCALSLLLCFSSTGLAASVSAVKGQKVLINLDGDATEVGEEFYLINPSTQKRSAIIRIKQVKGNKALGEIVRGKAADGFTLQAKAPSAMSADAPPETPEEAAPRQTNATGYLRVLKDSWGVLGGYLMNSMDADITYRDSFGISQKASASMSGTGFGFGGFYDYALNNSLVGRGYAAMEQFNVTGSTTEAACNSSTTCDAKITYLSLYGLLKWYPIQDKYRVWLGGGMGYLLALSKSSTALNESEISTNQVFTFGGGLDWQMDRKNYIPVSIEYNMFPASDTVKASMIVIKAGWAWNL; encoded by the coding sequence GTGAATTTCAAAAACCAGCTGTGCGCTTTGAGTCTTCTGCTTTGTTTTTCCTCCACAGGCCTTGCCGCATCGGTTTCTGCAGTCAAAGGGCAAAAAGTTCTGATCAACCTGGATGGCGATGCCACCGAGGTGGGTGAAGAGTTCTACCTGATCAACCCGTCCACACAAAAGCGCTCGGCCATCATTCGCATCAAACAAGTCAAAGGCAACAAGGCCCTGGGCGAAATCGTTCGTGGCAAAGCTGCAGATGGTTTTACTTTGCAAGCCAAAGCTCCGTCTGCCATGTCTGCTGACGCCCCTCCAGAAACGCCTGAAGAGGCTGCTCCTAGACAAACCAATGCCACCGGCTATTTGCGTGTCCTGAAGGACTCCTGGGGCGTTTTGGGCGGCTATCTGATGAACTCCATGGATGCGGACATCACCTATCGTGACAGCTTCGGCATCAGCCAGAAAGCTTCTGCCAGCATGTCCGGCACAGGATTTGGTTTCGGCGGCTTTTATGACTATGCCCTGAACAACAGCCTGGTGGGCCGTGGTTATGCGGCGATGGAGCAGTTCAACGTCACAGGCAGCACAACCGAAGCCGCTTGCAACAGCAGCACCACTTGTGACGCCAAAATCACCTATCTGTCTTTGTATGGCCTTTTGAAATGGTATCCGATTCAAGACAAGTACCGCGTGTGGCTGGGTGGTGGCATGGGTTACCTGCTGGCACTTTCCAAGTCTTCCACCGCACTGAATGAATCAGAAATCTCCACCAATCAGGTCTTCACTTTCGGCGGCGGTTTGGACTGGCAGATGGATCGTAAAAACTACATTCCCGTCAGCATCGAATACAATATGTTCCCGGCTTCCGACACTGTGAAAGCCAGCATGATTGTGATCAAAGCCGGATGGGCTTGGAATTTGTAA
- a CDS encoding PepSY-associated TM helix domain-containing protein, producing MTGRLFKILYKFHIYVGIFVAVHLFVLILTGTILILKDEIEGHDSHQEEHHAEVIPAMDTHIEKILQKYPEDRPQSFNIEEVDHNVAQLRMGTKGSKLFRESHRVYFNVHTGEEVSAPKKTDGVMDFILRLHREFLLGSNGKIYVGLIGVLYAFTLISGFFIYGNFSRKTNFGEVRKGSTRATMGDLHRFIGMTAFAWSLMIGVTGSFLGFSSTLIKVFQYSELQKLNVQYPTAPQAPLAPLDKVIASAQKALPESTFDFMVFPDTQFSPPGHFMVLMHGNTPMTERLVDLVIIDGVTGELTEVRELPWYLKVAMLSEPLHFGNYGGLFLKILWVILSVASLVMPVSGIYIWWNRRRKKAPAPAAKATSIQPWKGALFKKIYTVPVILSVFSTTAVIGSFLVQGALNTLFVAALIVPVYIVVYFVVAWLKKGAQ from the coding sequence GTGACCGGACGGCTTTTTAAAATTCTCTATAAATTCCACATATATGTGGGCATTTTCGTGGCCGTGCACCTGTTTGTTTTGATCCTGACCGGAACCATTTTGATCCTGAAGGACGAGATCGAAGGTCATGACAGCCATCAGGAAGAGCACCATGCCGAAGTCATTCCGGCCATGGACACCCATATAGAAAAAATTCTGCAGAAATACCCGGAGGACCGCCCCCAGTCCTTCAACATCGAAGAAGTTGATCACAATGTCGCGCAACTTCGCATGGGCACGAAGGGTTCAAAACTTTTCCGTGAATCGCACCGCGTGTATTTCAACGTTCACACGGGCGAAGAGGTCTCGGCACCAAAGAAAACCGACGGGGTTATGGATTTCATCCTGCGCCTGCATCGTGAGTTCCTGCTGGGCTCCAACGGCAAAATCTATGTCGGCCTGATCGGCGTGCTTTACGCCTTTACGCTGATTTCAGGCTTCTTCATTTACGGCAACTTTTCGCGCAAGACGAACTTTGGCGAAGTTCGCAAAGGCTCCACCCGCGCCACCATGGGAGACCTGCACCGCTTTATCGGCATGACCGCCTTTGCCTGGAGTTTGATGATCGGCGTGACTGGTTCGTTCCTTGGGTTCTCTTCCACTCTGATCAAAGTCTTTCAATACAGTGAACTGCAAAAACTGAATGTGCAGTATCCCACAGCTCCCCAGGCCCCGCTGGCGCCTTTGGACAAGGTGATCGCGTCTGCGCAGAAGGCTTTGCCAGAATCCACTTTTGATTTCATGGTGTTTCCGGACACGCAGTTCTCGCCTCCGGGCCACTTCATGGTCCTGATGCATGGAAACACACCGATGACCGAACGTCTTGTGGACCTGGTTATCATTGATGGCGTTACGGGAGAACTGACGGAGGTGCGTGAGCTTCCATGGTATCTGAAAGTCGCCATGCTGTCAGAACCTCTGCATTTCGGAAACTATGGCGGATTGTTCCTGAAAATATTGTGGGTGATTCTGTCTGTGGCGTCACTGGTGATGCCAGTTTCAGGAATTTACATCTGGTGGAACCGTCGCCGTAAAAAAGCTCCTGCCCCTGCTGCCAAAGCCACTTCCATACAGCCTTGGAAAGGTGCTTTGTTTAAAAAGATCTACACCGTGCCGGTGATCCTGTCCGTCTTTTCAACAACCGCCGTGATCGGCAGCTTCCTGGTTCAAGGGGCCCTGAACACCCTGTTTGTCGCGGCTCTGATCGTGCCGGTGTACATCGTCGTTTACTTCGTGGTCGCGTGGCTGAAAAAGGGAGCTCAATGA
- a CDS encoding IucA/IucC family protein has protein sequence MHNFKELALKHTVSCFMNSLFREYQNFTFEAGTTPEKTDVISVDLKNGQEVLIPLSKKSLLGRHEYTGTFYLRHGSALQSVDFNQAANELLTFLCKHWEQDLGKKDLFMGRLENSLHNMELSLKAREKDIEHIYSGKVSFIEAEQGLMVGHNFHPYPKMREGFDDRDFEIYSPEMGGRFPLHWFFVKPEVLHVQTAAAFATKNWTDHLFQAEGSGSIPEGFVAFPVHPWQRQHLLKNASIQSYLEKGLIVDGGVVSTKIWHPTSSLRSIYGAHSPYMLKFSLTVRLTNSIRHLTDVEVVRGLQVYDVMATTVGKKFLQDNPQFEVVFEPAFAALKTIDGKVINESIVVCRENPFQTEVPGEENIVVSTLAQDNPLGGDTLIWKQVQKLAKSSGKNLKDASREWFKHYMQVALQPFITAQSEYGILLGAHQQNMILRISENLPVKAYFRDCQGTGYSEQGYSLYHNDVASLTRDNGNILDNKGNILFAYYLLVNSTWNILAALSHPEGASEALLIQDMNEFIKGLYKPNLPDTSFLDYVTRDARIWQKGNFICSLQSLNENTVANPLAIYNLIDNPISFSGALS, from the coding sequence ATGCATAATTTCAAAGAACTGGCCCTGAAACACACGGTCTCTTGCTTTATGAATTCCCTGTTCAGGGAATATCAAAATTTTACTTTTGAAGCAGGAACCACTCCGGAAAAGACTGACGTCATTTCTGTGGACCTTAAAAATGGCCAGGAAGTGCTGATTCCCCTGAGCAAAAAGTCCCTGCTGGGACGCCACGAATACACCGGCACTTTCTATTTGCGCCACGGCTCGGCTTTGCAATCCGTTGATTTCAACCAGGCCGCAAATGAGCTTCTGACGTTCCTGTGCAAACACTGGGAACAGGATCTTGGCAAAAAAGATCTGTTCATGGGCCGCCTTGAAAACAGCCTGCACAATATGGAGCTTTCCCTGAAAGCTCGCGAAAAGGACATTGAACACATCTATTCCGGCAAAGTCAGCTTCATCGAGGCGGAACAAGGCCTGATGGTCGGTCACAACTTTCACCCGTATCCCAAAATGCGTGAGGGATTTGATGATCGTGATTTTGAAATTTATTCTCCGGAAATGGGCGGACGCTTCCCCTTGCACTGGTTCTTTGTAAAACCTGAAGTCCTGCATGTGCAAACTGCGGCAGCCTTTGCCACCAAGAACTGGACCGATCACCTGTTCCAGGCTGAAGGATCCGGCAGCATTCCGGAAGGCTTTGTCGCATTCCCCGTTCACCCATGGCAGCGCCAGCATCTTTTGAAAAACGCTTCGATCCAGTCCTATCTCGAAAAAGGTCTGATTGTGGACGGCGGCGTGGTATCAACCAAAATCTGGCATCCAACGTCTTCCTTGCGCTCAATTTACGGGGCCCACAGCCCGTATATGCTGAAGTTTTCTTTGACCGTGCGACTGACCAATTCCATCCGTCACCTGACTGACGTGGAAGTTGTGCGCGGTCTGCAAGTGTATGACGTGATGGCGACCACCGTCGGGAAAAAGTTCCTGCAGGACAACCCGCAGTTTGAAGTGGTCTTTGAACCTGCTTTTGCCGCGTTGAAAACCATCGATGGGAAAGTCATCAACGAAAGCATCGTGGTCTGCCGGGAAAATCCGTTCCAAACCGAAGTCCCAGGTGAAGAAAACATCGTGGTTTCCACACTGGCCCAGGACAATCCCCTGGGTGGCGACACCTTGATCTGGAAACAGGTGCAGAAGCTTGCGAAATCATCCGGTAAAAATCTGAAAGACGCCAGCCGCGAATGGTTTAAGCACTATATGCAGGTGGCGTTGCAGCCGTTTATCACGGCTCAAAGTGAATACGGCATTTTGCTGGGCGCGCACCAGCAGAACATGATTTTGCGTATTTCTGAAAATCTGCCGGTGAAGGCCTATTTCCGTGATTGCCAGGGAACGGGTTACAGCGAACAAGGCTACAGTCTTTATCACAATGACGTGGCAAGTCTGACCCGTGATAACGGCAACATTCTGGATAACAAAGGCAATATTCTTTTTGCCTACTATCTGCTGGTGAATTCAACCTGGAATATTCTGGCAGCCCTGTCGCATCCAGAAGGAGCCAGCGAAGCCCTGCTGATTCAGGATATGAACGAGTTCATCAAAGGCCTGTATAAACCGAATCTGCCGGACACAAGCTTTTTGGATTACGTGACCCGCGATGCGCGCATCTGGCAAAAAGGCAACTTCATCTGCAGCCTGCAAAGTCTGAATGAAAACACTGTGGCCAACCCATTGGCTATTTACAATTTGATCGACAACCCAATCTCTTTCTCTGGAGCCCTGTCATGA
- a CDS encoding MFS transporter, producing the protein MKKLSALGHLNTTTFSAIQMMTFTLIPFIAEKATLSLSSVVLSFSVGSFLFLWSSPFWASRSDSWGRMKVLSVGMLGLFLSTGILTAVLMAPGTYWMNELAVWGSRLLYGLTAAAIVPVSQALQIDQHPEQTPLKSMLSNSMSLNVGRALGPLYLLLGGGSNMLLILQSTVVWALVVLGLNLFGITQSEAPKATQTERISILEWKSALRHISDIFSLAILFTSFVGILNFSLASILKKSFDLTSVDSSVLMAKLLLVSAILAVLTQALGKVLFKNPWQGAMIVGVATLLGASLILGDLGGWAQLWLAIVLLSVGLSLIPPCYMALMATRGPELQFGRRAGLAAAANTLGYTFGGGLAALTFKLDLFGIESVMTALVVVMALNIALLYRRREAVYA; encoded by the coding sequence ATGAAGAAGCTGAGCGCCCTGGGACATTTAAACACCACCACTTTCAGTGCCATCCAGATGATGACCTTCACGCTGATTCCGTTCATTGCGGAAAAAGCGACTTTGAGTTTGTCATCCGTGGTGCTGAGTTTCAGCGTGGGAAGTTTTCTGTTCCTGTGGTCCAGCCCTTTCTGGGCATCCCGCAGTGACAGCTGGGGCCGCATGAAAGTTCTTTCTGTCGGTATGCTGGGACTTTTTCTTTCCACCGGGATTCTGACTGCGGTATTGATGGCGCCGGGAACTTATTGGATGAATGAACTAGCCGTGTGGGGAAGCCGCCTGCTTTATGGCCTGACGGCCGCTGCAATCGTTCCAGTATCCCAAGCCCTGCAAATTGATCAGCACCCGGAACAGACGCCATTGAAGTCCATGCTGTCCAACTCCATGAGTCTGAATGTGGGCCGTGCATTGGGGCCGCTGTATCTGCTTTTGGGGGGCGGTTCCAACATGCTTTTGATTTTGCAAAGCACGGTTGTGTGGGCGCTCGTGGTATTGGGCTTGAACCTGTTTGGCATCACACAGTCGGAAGCTCCGAAGGCGACACAGACCGAGCGCATTTCGATCTTGGAATGGAAGTCCGCCCTGCGCCACATTTCTGACATCTTTTCACTGGCGATCTTGTTCACAAGCTTTGTCGGCATTTTGAATTTCTCATTGGCTTCCATCCTGAAAAAATCCTTCGACCTGACTTCGGTCGATTCCAGCGTCTTGATGGCAAAACTGCTTTTGGTCAGCGCAATTTTGGCTGTGCTCACTCAAGCTCTGGGTAAAGTTCTTTTCAAAAATCCGTGGCAAGGTGCCATGATCGTAGGCGTGGCCACCCTGCTGGGCGCAAGCCTGATCCTGGGTGATCTGGGCGGCTGGGCGCAGCTTTGGCTGGCGATTGTTCTTTTGTCAGTGGGGCTTTCCCTGATTCCACCTTGCTATATGGCCTTGATGGCGACACGCGGCCCTGAACTGCAGTTTGGCCGTCGTGCCGGGCTTGCGGCTGCCGCCAATACACTGGGTTACACCTTTGGCGGGGGCCTGGCCGCTTTGACTTTTAAATTGGATCTTTTCGGCATTGAAAGTGTGATGACGGCGCTCGTTGTTGTCATGGCATTGAACATTGCCCTTCTTTACAGACGTCGCGAGGCGGTCTATGCATAA
- a CDS encoding type II secretion system minor pseudopilin has translation MLKAIKALGRELKRPINNARGIALMIAIACIMLMMWIAMEVSYDSNVEYLVNSQGLNRVKAYYAAKSGMQLSLLRIKIYQQAQSKLGDKLGDTKMLDQIWQFPFAWPLPVPDELSAIDKDAFKKAVADSSMDTSYIVTIEDEGSKIDINDLASPSKSLQELTKKQLVTIFTQKMKEDENFQREYSNVRFDELVNNIADWMSPKSASLNGGDKRANYAELNQASQSDYYPPNRPFRSVAELHMVPGMNDDFYDLMAPRVTIYGMKGINPNIATREVLKSLDPAMTDEVVTEIIKRRDSEEEGGPFKCDQGGGSSDFWQFVQGKGVRIEGNPEDVPLICDSVMNFKIRSTGEFAGATREIVAVVMDLQKTASKVKSYVDKDKKAAAGGDTTGGGGSSGSGGSGSGAAGGSGAGAGGNNANATQIPKGPPRVVYWNER, from the coding sequence ATGCTCAAGGCAATCAAAGCTCTTGGCCGCGAACTCAAGCGCCCAATCAATAATGCCCGGGGCATCGCGCTGATGATCGCGATTGCCTGTATCATGCTGATGATGTGGATTGCGATGGAAGTGTCTTACGATTCCAACGTTGAATACCTGGTGAATTCACAGGGTTTAAACCGCGTGAAGGCTTACTATGCCGCGAAGTCCGGCATGCAGCTGAGCCTGCTGCGTATTAAGATTTACCAACAGGCCCAAAGCAAATTGGGCGACAAACTGGGTGACACCAAGATGCTGGATCAAATCTGGCAGTTCCCGTTTGCATGGCCCCTGCCGGTGCCGGATGAACTCAGTGCCATCGACAAGGATGCCTTCAAAAAAGCTGTCGCGGATTCGTCCATGGACACAAGCTACATTGTGACGATCGAGGATGAAGGGTCCAAGATCGATATCAATGACTTGGCCTCCCCGTCAAAATCGCTGCAAGAGCTGACGAAAAAACAACTGGTCACGATCTTTACACAAAAAATGAAGGAAGATGAAAACTTCCAGCGTGAATACAGCAACGTCCGATTTGACGAGCTGGTGAACAACATCGCCGACTGGATGAGCCCGAAATCTGCCTCTTTAAACGGCGGCGACAAACGCGCCAACTATGCAGAGCTGAACCAGGCTTCGCAAAGCGATTACTATCCACCCAACCGCCCGTTCCGCTCTGTTGCCGAACTGCACATGGTCCCGGGCATGAACGATGATTTCTATGACTTGATGGCCCCGCGGGTCACCATCTATGGCATGAAAGGGATCAACCCGAACATTGCGACCCGCGAAGTTCTAAAGTCCCTGGACCCGGCGATGACCGATGAAGTGGTGACCGAGATCATCAAACGCCGCGATTCCGAAGAAGAAGGCGGTCCATTTAAGTGTGATCAAGGCGGCGGCAGCAGCGACTTCTGGCAGTTTGTTCAAGGCAAAGGCGTGCGCATCGAAGGAAATCCTGAAGACGTGCCCTTGATCTGCGACAGCGTGATGAACTTCAAGATCCGCAGCACTGGTGAATTCGCCGGCGCCACACGCGAAATTGTTGCGGTGGTAATGGACCTGCAAAAAACCGCAAGCAAAGTGAAATCCTACGTCGATAAAGACAAAAAAGCCGCAGCGGGCGGCGACACCACTGGAGGCGGCGGATCCTCTGGCTCTGGTGGTTCCGGATCCGGCGCCGCCGGAGGAAGCGGTGCTGGTGCCGGGGGCAACAACGCCAACGCCACTCAGATCCCGAAAGGCCCCCCACGAGTTGTGTACTGGAACGAAAGATAA
- a CDS encoding GNAT family N-acetyltransferase, whose amino-acid sequence MNIQFSTYVCATGQAFNVHIEGTTGLLKTDKVQVPFKVSVDGESTTLNTNGAVSAVEILAMLEALFNSNKSLQSVTVTDAHPEIQALVGANTSPLVVNRDDFFQLRPLWVHNGLNTWTPEKWTTTKDVAHPVRPAIQEGQILYRRTLSDGKVLTFRVAHIEKDLDIFHEWHNQPRVLKFWELDKPKEELRDYLAKGLKDGHQFPTILEFDGVPVGYFEMYWTKEDRLGPYYDSEAFDRGFHFLIGDVSVLGFANTDAILKSVCHYLFLEEPRTRKIMAEPRSDNVNVLKYLETFTAWKKLKEFDFPHKRAALLECRREAFFGGRYL is encoded by the coding sequence ATGAACATCCAATTCTCCACTTACGTTTGCGCCACTGGTCAGGCTTTTAACGTGCACATCGAAGGCACAACGGGCCTTCTGAAAACGGACAAAGTTCAAGTCCCTTTCAAAGTTTCTGTCGATGGCGAAAGCACCACCCTGAACACCAACGGCGCCGTCTCTGCTGTTGAAATTCTGGCGATGCTGGAAGCTCTGTTTAACTCCAACAAATCTTTGCAGTCTGTGACTGTCACTGACGCGCACCCTGAAATTCAGGCCCTGGTGGGTGCCAATACGTCTCCGTTGGTTGTGAATCGTGATGATTTCTTCCAGCTTCGTCCACTTTGGGTTCACAACGGTTTGAACACATGGACTCCGGAAAAATGGACAACGACCAAAGACGTCGCTCACCCGGTGCGCCCCGCAATTCAAGAAGGTCAGATCCTTTACCGCCGCACTTTGAGCGACGGCAAAGTTTTGACTTTCCGTGTGGCGCATATCGAAAAAGACCTGGATATCTTCCACGAGTGGCACAACCAGCCGCGTGTACTGAAATTCTGGGAACTGGACAAACCCAAAGAAGAACTGCGTGATTACCTTGCAAAAGGTCTGAAGGACGGCCACCAATTCCCGACCATTCTGGAATTTGACGGAGTGCCGGTGGGTTACTTTGAAATGTACTGGACCAAAGAAGACCGCCTGGGTCCATACTATGATTCAGAGGCCTTTGACCGTGGCTTCCACTTCCTGATTGGGGATGTCAGCGTGCTGGGCTTTGCCAACACCGACGCCATCTTGAAATCCGTGTGCCATTACCTGTTCCTGGAAGAACCCCGCACGCGTAAAATCATGGCAGAGCCTCGTTCGGACAATGTCAACGTCCTGAAGTACCTGGAAACTTTCACCGCGTGGAAGAAACTGAAAGAATTCGACTTCCCTCACAAACGTGCGGCGCTGCTGGAGTGCCGTCGTGAAGCCTTCTTCGGGGGACGCTACCTATGA
- the pilM gene encoding pilus assembly protein PilM: MKSLGIDIGSSSIKVVEVQSTSKGFQVTQFMEHPLGISPGADQELEILEYLRDLSSLYDPAQTRFNFALPQNRVAMRNKFFPFNDRIKISKSLAFELEEDLPFSSDNAIFDAKIIRTVGSGAEVLACAAPKIHVQNLIQRAQDSNMDPFIISSEGTSFANVFERWNEAPPALAAPALNLNEEVRPVRQITITLNIGHSRTLVCAFEGSSLIQVGSILWGGKNIADAIAKKYEIPYIEAIKELQTKAFILTNKQGATFDQVTFSDTIAKCVREMARDLQLAILELKSEFNAQINSIHLTGGVSQIQNLGPFLTQVLEVPVNRVSVLDQIPNVNFERSAYHGAVCGVALGLAIEGFKKPRNPPLNFLRGEFAKENHQLKMFWEKWGSTIKVATAALVVLFVYSSLRESFALSLADRTQEVLKSQAKTVAGLKGRAASENGIRKYIRDNKKRAADLKTLASVANMNSALDIAKKINDAAPPKSSITLDIHQMAIQDAQVTLQGYVNSPREMSLLQQALTNVSTDGQVKSGQSTLGALPGRTAFSFSFNVDRNVEKVTR; the protein is encoded by the coding sequence TTGAAATCTCTCGGCATTGACATCGGATCCAGCAGCATCAAGGTTGTTGAAGTGCAGTCCACTTCAAAGGGCTTTCAAGTAACTCAGTTCATGGAGCATCCACTCGGAATTTCTCCAGGCGCTGATCAGGAGCTTGAAATCCTTGAGTATTTGCGTGACCTCTCCAGTCTTTATGACCCGGCACAAACGCGGTTTAACTTTGCATTGCCACAAAATCGTGTGGCGATGCGAAACAAATTCTTCCCGTTCAATGACCGCATCAAGATCTCAAAATCTCTGGCCTTTGAGCTTGAAGAAGATCTGCCATTTTCATCTGACAATGCCATCTTTGACGCCAAAATCATTCGCACGGTAGGTTCCGGAGCGGAAGTTCTGGCGTGTGCAGCTCCAAAAATTCACGTGCAGAACCTGATTCAACGCGCGCAGGATTCCAACATGGATCCGTTCATCATTTCTTCCGAGGGCACTTCCTTTGCGAACGTGTTCGAACGCTGGAATGAGGCCCCACCCGCGTTGGCAGCTCCGGCTCTGAATCTGAATGAAGAAGTCAGACCCGTTCGTCAAATCACCATCACTCTGAATATTGGTCACAGCCGCACTTTGGTGTGCGCATTTGAAGGCAGCTCTCTGATTCAGGTGGGCTCGATCCTTTGGGGTGGCAAAAATATCGCTGACGCCATCGCCAAGAAATACGAAATTCCGTACATCGAAGCGATCAAGGAACTTCAGACCAAAGCGTTCATCCTGACCAACAAACAAGGTGCCACTTTTGATCAAGTCACGTTCTCGGACACGATCGCCAAATGTGTGCGCGAAATGGCGCGGGACCTGCAGCTGGCCATTCTGGAACTGAAGAGTGAATTCAACGCCCAAATCAACAGCATCCACCTGACCGGCGGCGTTTCCCAAATTCAGAATCTAGGCCCGTTCCTGACGCAAGTTCTGGAAGTGCCGGTGAACCGCGTGTCTGTTCTGGATCAGATCCCGAATGTGAATTTCGAACGCTCGGCCTATCACGGTGCTGTTTGCGGTGTGGCTTTGGGTCTGGCGATTGAAGGCTTCAAAAAACCAAGAAACCCACCTTTGAACTTCCTGCGCGGTGAGTTCGCCAAAGAAAATCACCAGCTGAAAATGTTCTGGGAAAAATGGGGCTCGACAATCAAAGTGGCGACGGCGGCTTTGGTGGTTTTGTTTGTGTACTCTTCTTTGCGTGAAAGCTTCGCTTTAAGTCTTGCGGACCGCACTCAGGAAGTGCTGAAGTCCCAGGCCAAGACTGTGGCCGGCCTGAAAGGCCGTGCCGCTTCTGAAAACGGCATTCGCAAGTACATCCGCGACAATAAAAAACGCGCCGCTGACCTAAAAACTCTGGCGAGCGTGGCCAACATGAATTCCGCCCTGGATATCGCCAAAAAGATCAACGATGCGGCTCCGCCAAAGTCCTCGATCACTTTGGACATTCACCAGATGGCGATTCAGGACGCACAGGTGACTTTGCAAGGGTATGTGAACTCCCCGCGCGAAATGAGTCTGTTGCAGCAAGCGCTGACCAATGTTTCCACGGATGGTCAGGTGAAAAGCGGCCAAAGCACTTTGGGTGCTCTGCCCGGCCGCACCGCTTTTTCATTCAGCTTCAATGTCGATCGCAATGTTGAGAAGGTGACAAGATGA